The following nucleotide sequence is from Mycobacterium sp. Z3061.
CTCCTCGGCTGTTACTAGAAAACCTATCTACCATACTTGCGCTGAAGTGTCGACAGTGTTATATAAAATCTATGTCAGCAGACATAGGAAACCAAGCCACCAGATAGAAGATTGGAGTTAGAGGTGACTGCCATGCTGATGCGTACCGACCCGTTCCGCGAACTGGACCGATTCGCCCAGCAAGTGCTCGGGACCGCCGCACGCCCAGCGGTCATGCCGATGGACGCCTGGCGCGAAGGGGAGGAATTCGTCGTCGAATTCGACCTGCCCGGTATCGAAGCCGATTCGCTGGACATCGACATCGAACGCAATGTGGTCACAGTCCGCGCGGAACGACCGGGGGTTAACCCCGACCGGGAGATGCTGGCCTCGGAGAGGCCCCGGGGGGTGTTCAGCCGCCAATTG
It contains:
- a CDS encoding Hsp20/alpha crystallin family protein, producing MLMRTDPFRELDRFAQQVLGTAARPAVMPMDAWREGEEFVVEFDLPGIEADSLDIDIERNVVTVRAERPGVNPDREMLASERPRGVFSRQLVLGENLDTERIAASYDEGVLRLRVPVAEKAKPRKISVGRSESREAINA